The Elgaria multicarinata webbii isolate HBS135686 ecotype San Diego chromosome 1, rElgMul1.1.pri, whole genome shotgun sequence genome includes the window CCGAAGGGGAAAGGGcagcccccgggggggggggggcaagggaagaGCCCACCCCGCCctgttccccctcctcctcctcccccccatggGGTCCCCGCCCATCTCACCGCCCCCACCTGGGCCTCAGAGTGCTGCAGCTCCCGTTCCTCCCGCTCCAGGCGCAGCACGGCGTACACATCTGGCTCCAGCTTGTCAATCTTCTCCCGGAAGCGCAGGATCACATCTGGGGGAACcagcagaggaggggaggagcagCGGTCACGGTGCGCGTCTCTCCCTGCTGGAGCAACAGCAGTGGACCAGCAGAGACAGGGTGGGGGGCGCCCGGGAGccagcttccctccctccccgcccctggcTACACACACTTcgcagcccccccaccccgcctttaCCCTGGGGGAGGACCCTGGCCTTGACGGGCGCTCTGGCAGCCTTGACGATCTCTTTCAGCATCTTGCGCTCTTCCTCGCCCACCAGGGACACGGAGCGGCCAGCCCGCCCCGCCCGAGCCGTGCGCCCCACCCGGTGGACGTAGTGCTTGGCCGTGTTGGGCATGGTGAAGTTGATCACCTGCGAGGAAGAAGCACAAGACAGGCAGCTGAGGAAGGGGGTCccaggcagagggaggcagcagcagcagcagcaggaggaggaggaggaggggcacaCGGGCGGCTCCTGACCGTTTTGACGCCCTCAATGTCAAGTCCTCGCGCGGCCACATCCGTGGCCACCAGAATGTCGATCTGCTCGTCTTTGAAGCGCCTGCAGGGGAAACGGAGGGTCAACAGGGAGCCGGCCActgctctctcccctcccctccctccctccctcccgtggCCCTGATGCCTACCGGAGCCCCTCCAGGCGCTGGGCCTGCGAGAGGTTGCCGTGCAGCTCGCCCACGCGCAGCCCCAGGAGGCCCAGCAGGATGTGCAAGCGATGGGCCTGCTTCTTGGTCTGGGTGAAGAGCATCACGTGGTCCGGGAAAGTCCGCGTCAgcagagctgggagggagagggaggcccGTCAGTGGCAGgtgccccccgcccgccccctggGAGCCACCCCCTCCGCATCCCCTCCGCACGCTCCCACCTGCCACGATGGCCTCTCGATCCCCCTCACGCGTGGGACGGATGCGGATGAACTCCTGACGCAGGAATGGGGCCACGTCCGTGTTGCTGTTCACAAAGACCCGGACGGGGTTCTTCAGGGAGACCGAAGCCAAGTCCTTCACCTGCCAGAGCGGAAGGAGCTGCGTCAAACCCTGCCgtgcagcccctccccctcccccaatggagCAGGACACCGCTTCCCAACCGGAggtgccgggggtgggtggggtgggagagggcttctctctctccctctccctcagagCACATGAGGGGAATCCAGAAAAGCTACAGGCTCTCCCTGAAGTCAACAGGCAGGCCCCCACAAGCCCCCCGCTCGACAGGCAGGCCCCCACAAGCCCCCCGCTCCAGCCGCCACTCATGGGGCTCCTGGCCTGGCTCAGTACCTCGTCCGTCATGGTGGCAGAAAAGAGCATCGTCTGGCGATGCCGGGCGCACATCCGGATGATCTCCTTCATCTGCTCCTCAAAGTACTCGTCCAGCATCCTGGGTGGGGAGAAGCACAATGAGCAAGCAGAGGCAGTCCAGGGGGGACGCGAAGGAGGAAGGCCACCGCCACCGCCCCCCTCCTCCGGGCGCTGAAGGCCGCCCAGCCAGGGCCAGGGAGCCTCACGGGCCGCCCAGCCACAAGCCCAGTGCGTCCCCTCACCGGTCGGCCTCGTCAAGGATTAGGACCTCAATGCTGCCCAGGTGGAAGGAGGGACAATTGTGCAGGTGGTCGATGAGGCGGCCGGGAGTGGCGATGAGGATGTCGGGGCCCGAGCGGAGCGCTGCCTCCTGGGTCTTGAGGTCCAGGCCCCCTGCAATGACACAAGCCCCATGGAGGGCGTTAGCTCCCAGAATGCACTGCAGCCACTTTTCGCCAGGCAGGATGGGTGCAAACAAGCTCagcaaagggagggagagagagagagagagagagagagagagagagatgtccccCAGCGCCTTCCCAATGGCCCAACTCACCCACTGCCAGGCAGGCTGTGATGATGCTGAACTGTGCCAGCTGCTTAGTCACGGCGTGCACCTGGATGCCCAGCTCCCGGGTTGGCACCAGAACCAACACGCGGGTCACAGGCGCTTGGCGAGGCTTGTAGATCAAGCGCTCCAGGACAGGCAGGACGAAGGCCGCCGTCTTCCCTGGAAGGCACGCATCAGGACAAAGTCaacagggcacacacacacacacccagcacggTGCCCCGGCTGCCACACTCCCGCGCGCGCCAACCGGCTGCTTACCTGTCCCTGTGGCGGCACAAGCACAGAGGTCCTTCCCCAACAGCCCCACAGGGATGCAGGCCTTCTGGATAGGGGTCGGCTGCTTGAAGCCCAGGGCTGTGATTGCCTATGAACACAGCAGGCGTCAGTTCTCCGCCCCAAACCCTTGCAAACAGACCCCAGGGCCTCCTGGCCAGATGACCCACTCCCAGGCGATGCTGCTGCTCAGCTTGGATTCGCCACCTGCCACGGTCaacgtgctgctgctgctccctgacCTCTCCtcagggtgtggggggggggagaaaaacaccCCCATTCCCTCGCTTCCTTCCGCCAGGCAGCTGCTCATCCCTGACCACCACCCCCCCCCCG containing:
- the DDX27 gene encoding probable ATP-dependent RNA helicase DDX27 isoform X2, which encodes MELDAALMRSEEEEATDSGSDSEELVAPGRARRGGLQGDFASGFVFAEKESVRPGGGGTWAEALSQLKGKRSATSLDEKIAAVRRKRKAQIKQGTSQKDGEEATQKDENQASGGEEEEEDLGSEYSSADESIFTKADTLKVKPQRKRKQGEEEGTEQFFEEDASQYDDSLSFQDMNLSRPLLKAITALGFKQPTPIQKACIPVGLLGKDLCACAATGTGKTAAFVLPVLERLIYKPRQAPVTRVLVLVPTRELGIQVHAVTKQLAQFSIITACLAVGGLDLKTQEAALRSGPDILIATPGRLIDHLHNCPSFHLGSIEVLILDEADRMLDEYFEEQMKEIIRMCARHRQTMLFSATMTDEVKDLASVSLKNPVRVFVNSNTDVAPFLRQEFIRIRPTREGDREAIVAALLTRTFPDHVMLFTQTKKQAHRLHILLGLLGLRVGELHGNLSQAQRLEGLRRFKDEQIDILVATDVAARGLDIEGVKTVINFTMPNTAKHYVHRVGRTARAGRAGRSVSLVGEEERKMLKEIVKAARAPVKARVLPQDVILRFREKIDKLEPDVYAVLRLEREERELQHSEAQISTARRKLETGAQGAAEGATRSWFQTQEERKKEKLAKALQEFDLALRGKKKRKKFLKESQKKAQLTPEERSQFEVLKAQMYAERLAKRNRRVQRARAMPDDAPPTGARAGPRQQRKKKSSVFDEELTNTDRKALKQYRAGPSFEDRQRLGLATRRRGGPFKAHSRYKRK
- the DDX27 gene encoding probable ATP-dependent RNA helicase DDX27 isoform X1, with product MELDAALMRSEEEEATDSGSDSEELVAPGRARRGGLQGDFASGFVFAEKESVRPGGGGTWAEALSQLKGKRSATSLDEKIAAVRRKRKAQEKQIKQGTSQKDGEEATQKDENQASGGEEEEEDLGSEYSSADESIFTKADTLKVKPQRKRKQGEEEGTEQFFEEDASQYDDSLSFQDMNLSRPLLKAITALGFKQPTPIQKACIPVGLLGKDLCACAATGTGKTAAFVLPVLERLIYKPRQAPVTRVLVLVPTRELGIQVHAVTKQLAQFSIITACLAVGGLDLKTQEAALRSGPDILIATPGRLIDHLHNCPSFHLGSIEVLILDEADRMLDEYFEEQMKEIIRMCARHRQTMLFSATMTDEVKDLASVSLKNPVRVFVNSNTDVAPFLRQEFIRIRPTREGDREAIVAALLTRTFPDHVMLFTQTKKQAHRLHILLGLLGLRVGELHGNLSQAQRLEGLRRFKDEQIDILVATDVAARGLDIEGVKTVINFTMPNTAKHYVHRVGRTARAGRAGRSVSLVGEEERKMLKEIVKAARAPVKARVLPQDVILRFREKIDKLEPDVYAVLRLEREERELQHSEAQISTARRKLETGAQGAAEGATRSWFQTQEERKKEKLAKALQEFDLALRGKKKRKKFLKESQKKAQLTPEERSQFEVLKAQMYAERLAKRNRRVQRARAMPDDAPPTGARAGPRQQRKKKSSVFDEELTNTDRKALKQYRAGPSFEDRQRLGLATRRRGGPFKAHSRYKRK